In a single window of the Nitrospira sp. MA-1 genome:
- the ispG gene encoding flavodoxin-dependent (E)-4-hydroxy-3-methylbut-2-enyl-diphosphate synthase, whose protein sequence is MYISRRKTKQIQVGSVKIGGNAPISVQSMTIPHPRDVAGTVEQIQQLEKAGCELIRVAVPDMEAADALPKIKSQTTLPLIADIHFDHRLALKAAKVVDCVRINPGNIGPWWKTEEVIQAVNDYGIPLRIGVNGGSLEKHLLEKYGYPTAEALAESALNAVHALEDVGFTNMKVSLKASDVHMAMDAYWLFAQQSNYPLHIGITEAGTAMTGAVKSAIGLGWLLSQGIGDTLRVSLAADPVEEVKVGFEILKSLELRHRGVNVIACPTCGRVEIDVVKMANELEHRLGHITTPITVSVLGCVVNGIGEGKEADIGIAGGQGVGILFKKGKLYKRVPSEELLHTLIEEVELMAKEQGGGQEPSINIPETPDVLSGNPSSMEDLSLKSIRSVSRELPVLPRQ, encoded by the coding sequence GTGTATATTTCTCGAAGAAAAACAAAGCAAATCCAGGTTGGATCGGTCAAAATTGGTGGCAATGCCCCCATATCGGTTCAGTCTATGACGATTCCTCATCCGAGGGATGTTGCTGGGACGGTAGAGCAAATTCAACAGCTAGAGAAAGCTGGGTGTGAATTAATCAGGGTGGCCGTGCCTGATATGGAGGCGGCTGATGCGCTTCCAAAAATAAAATCACAAACGACCTTACCCTTGATCGCGGATATTCATTTCGACCATCGTCTGGCATTAAAAGCCGCTAAAGTCGTGGATTGCGTCAGAATTAATCCAGGGAATATTGGGCCGTGGTGGAAAACCGAAGAGGTAATTCAGGCCGTCAATGACTATGGTATTCCACTCAGAATTGGAGTGAATGGGGGCTCGTTAGAGAAGCATCTTCTTGAGAAATACGGCTATCCCACAGCTGAAGCTCTTGCTGAATCGGCGCTGAATGCAGTCCATGCGTTGGAGGATGTTGGATTTACCAATATGAAGGTGTCCCTGAAGGCCTCTGACGTGCACATGGCAATGGACGCCTATTGGTTGTTTGCCCAACAGTCCAATTACCCTCTGCATATAGGCATTACTGAAGCAGGAACTGCAATGACTGGCGCTGTGAAGTCTGCTATAGGGTTAGGTTGGCTGCTTTCTCAGGGTATCGGCGATACCCTCCGGGTTTCGTTAGCAGCCGATCCTGTGGAGGAAGTCAAGGTGGGTTTTGAAATCTTGAAATCGCTGGAGCTTCGTCACCGAGGAGTCAATGTGATTGCTTGTCCGACATGTGGGCGAGTTGAAATTGATGTAGTGAAAATGGCGAACGAATTAGAGCATCGACTGGGGCATATTACCACCCCAATCACCGTGTCTGTCTTAGGTTGTGTGGTGAATGGAATTGGCGAAGGGAAAGAAGCTGATATTGGAATAGCCGGAGGACAAGGCGTAGGGATTCTCTTTAAAAAAGGGAAATTGTATAAACGTGTGCCATCTGAAGAGCTTCTTCACACTTTAATTGAAGAGGTGGAATTGATGGCCAAGGAGCAAGGTGGTGGTCAAGAGCCGAGCATCAATATTCCTGAGACACCTGATGTCCTTTCCGGTAATCCCTCCTCTATGGAAGATCTTTCCTTAAAATCAATACGGTCTGTTTCAAGAGAACTTCCCGTGTTGCCTCGTCAGTAA
- the hpnH gene encoding adenosyl-hopene transferase HpnH has translation MSVPVSQMYTVAHYALSQHLRGVKRYPLVMMLEPLFRCNLECAGCGKIQYPDHILNRRLTPEQCLAAADECGAPIVSIPGGEPLIHPEMPAIVEGLVRRKKYVYLCTNAILLERKLQDYTPSKYLTFSIHMDGLKEEHDHAVCRDGVYDVAVKAIKAALAKGFRVTTNTTLFNDAAPARVRRFFDEMMELGVEGMMISPGYSYEKAPDQHSFLSRERTHSLFAQLLAQRKRSWQFNQSPLFLEFLMGKREYECTPWGNPTYNIFGWQRPCYLLQDGYVSTFRELMEETEWERYGSGRHEQCRDCMVHCGYEASAVKDTFSSWGGFFGTVRATLFPNAV, from the coding sequence ATGTCGGTACCTGTGTCCCAAATGTACACCGTAGCTCATTATGCTCTCTCACAGCACTTGCGGGGTGTGAAGCGATACCCTCTTGTGATGATGTTGGAACCGCTCTTTCGGTGTAATCTGGAATGTGCAGGATGTGGGAAAATACAATACCCGGACCATATTTTGAATCGACGCCTGACGCCTGAGCAATGTTTGGCTGCGGCTGATGAATGTGGTGCGCCAATTGTGAGTATTCCTGGGGGAGAGCCCCTCATTCATCCTGAAATGCCAGCTATTGTCGAAGGGCTTGTGAGGCGGAAAAAGTATGTTTATCTCTGTACAAATGCCATTCTGCTTGAAAGAAAATTACAGGACTACACTCCCTCTAAATACCTTACCTTCAGCATCCATATGGATGGCCTCAAGGAAGAACATGACCATGCCGTTTGTCGAGATGGCGTCTATGACGTTGCTGTGAAAGCCATTAAAGCCGCTTTGGCTAAAGGTTTTCGCGTAACGACCAATACGACATTATTTAATGATGCGGCGCCTGCTCGTGTGAGAAGATTTTTTGATGAGATGATGGAGTTGGGTGTGGAAGGCATGATGATCTCTCCTGGGTATAGTTATGAAAAGGCGCCGGATCAGCATAGTTTTTTAAGCCGTGAACGAACGCATTCGTTATTTGCGCAATTGCTGGCTCAACGAAAACGCAGTTGGCAGTTCAATCAATCTCCCTTATTCCTTGAATTTCTGATGGGGAAGCGAGAGTATGAATGCACCCCTTGGGGGAATCCCACGTACAATATTTTTGGTTGGCAGCGCCCCTGTTATTTATTGCAGGATGGGTACGTATCCACTTTTCGAGAATTAATGGAAGAAACGGAGTGGGAGCGTTATGGATCGGGACGACATGAACAATGCCGCGATTGCATGGTGCATTGTGGATATGAAGCTTCGGCTGTGAAAGATACCTTCAGTTCATGGGGTGGGTTTTTCGGCACCGTTAGGGCAACCCTGTTTCCCAATGCTGTGTGA
- a CDS encoding c-type cytochrome: MNEFQFVKSLLVSGLAVMGLSMSACGGGGEGPPQPPPPAPPEYADKHMPSGYWNNPEILAEGEAIFTGQQNIDVNCASCHGKDGKPVKAGARDFRRTEQMELYSDAVWFWRVSEGVSGTKMKAWKSKLSEDAIWKVIAYEASFGLKGKEYDVAKGQWVPSGGAGAAPAAAPPADGEPEKAAE; this comes from the coding sequence ATGAACGAGTTTCAATTTGTAAAAAGTCTTTTAGTTAGTGGTTTGGCTGTCATGGGCCTGTCGATGTCAGCATGTGGTGGTGGGGGTGAAGGTCCGCCGCAACCTCCTCCTCCTGCTCCTCCGGAATATGCAGATAAACATATGCCGTCGGGTTATTGGAATAATCCGGAGATCCTTGCAGAAGGGGAGGCGATTTTTACCGGTCAGCAGAATATTGATGTGAATTGCGCGAGTTGCCATGGTAAAGATGGAAAGCCTGTGAAGGCTGGTGCTCGCGATTTCCGGCGAACCGAGCAAATGGAGCTATATTCGGATGCGGTATGGTTTTGGCGAGTGTCTGAGGGGGTATCTGGTACAAAGATGAAAGCTTGGAAGAGCAAACTTTCAGAGGATGCCATTTGGAAGGTAATTGCGTATGAAGCCAGTTTTGGGCTCAAGGGCAAGGAATATGATGTTGCGAAAGGTCAATGGGTTCCTTCAGGAGGAGCTGGTGCCGCTCCTGCTGCCGCACCACCTGCGGATGGAGAGCCTGAAAAAGCGGCAGAGTAA
- a CDS encoding cytochrome ubiquinol oxidase subunit I, whose protein sequence is MKTLNRSLLIFLALGLSGVATAFGQVPDAPLVDFPYSGNRTAVWVVAQLHILFAAFILGAPIFAVVAEWLGYKNNDPKYDRLAKEVIKVTVILYSMTALTGGLFIFVLLGTYPDFSTWLIKHFFLVFAVIYPLLFILETIILYTYFYSWDSMKGAKKGRHIALGILLNIVGTVTLFVIDGPTAFMNTPAKAVEGVSLVEFIQTASLWDKMANFSWMPLNLHRLVGNVTFGGFIAGLIAAYMFMGSKTEEERAYYDWMGFVGNMIGVGALLLLPFMGYLLAYELCDYDASICPYMMADQLSMFFEMQGAMIGLIFLASNYYIWLSLKRIQGVEQVRISGFVAVVVVFMPAIMGFTWKMFPPPEWQSLIVLGILVILPVVLGKVPGLKNFTVSAFTMIKVGFLMIVVADAIWMTPHGFVPTQGLATEELELPSWASELALMPAKNAAAFTLVFLTVVNYLLYNRAIKRGTIIWGKIDFASQFVLIFLAFSVIWTMGLMGTVRSLTRKYYHVYNLVPDFTPEAFTPTLAYSAWWITGVTIVFYAVVSFAILVTLKAGSSKPATSLASSVPAEAK, encoded by the coding sequence TTGAAAACACTGAATCGCAGTCTATTGATATTTCTAGCGTTGGGCCTAAGTGGAGTGGCTACTGCCTTTGGGCAGGTTCCAGATGCTCCACTTGTAGATTTTCCCTATTCGGGGAATCGAACGGCCGTATGGGTTGTCGCCCAACTTCATATATTATTTGCGGCGTTTATTCTAGGCGCTCCGATATTTGCGGTTGTAGCTGAATGGCTTGGGTATAAGAATAACGATCCGAAGTATGACCGTCTGGCCAAGGAAGTCATTAAGGTTACAGTCATCCTGTATAGTATGACAGCCTTAACTGGAGGTTTGTTCATATTTGTCCTCCTGGGGACGTATCCTGACTTTTCGACATGGTTGATCAAGCATTTTTTCCTTGTCTTTGCGGTCATCTACCCTCTGCTGTTTATCCTTGAAACAATAATTTTGTATACCTATTTTTATTCATGGGATTCCATGAAGGGAGCGAAAAAAGGACGACATATCGCTCTTGGCATCCTATTGAATATAGTGGGAACGGTGACACTCTTTGTCATTGACGGACCGACCGCATTTATGAATACGCCGGCTAAAGCTGTGGAAGGCGTGTCATTGGTTGAGTTTATCCAGACCGCCAGCTTGTGGGACAAGATGGCTAACTTTAGCTGGATGCCCCTCAACCTCCATCGACTGGTAGGCAATGTGACGTTTGGTGGGTTTATTGCCGGACTTATTGCGGCTTATATGTTTATGGGATCAAAAACAGAAGAGGAGCGCGCATATTACGACTGGATGGGTTTTGTGGGAAACATGATCGGCGTTGGGGCGCTGTTGCTCCTTCCATTCATGGGTTACCTCCTGGCCTACGAGTTGTGTGATTACGACGCTTCCATTTGTCCATACATGATGGCTGACCAATTGTCGATGTTTTTTGAGATGCAGGGGGCAATGATCGGCCTGATCTTTCTGGCCAGTAATTATTACATTTGGTTAAGTCTTAAGCGAATACAGGGTGTAGAGCAGGTACGGATATCTGGATTCGTTGCAGTGGTGGTGGTGTTTATGCCGGCCATCATGGGATTTACCTGGAAAATGTTCCCTCCTCCTGAGTGGCAGTCTTTGATTGTCCTAGGAATTCTGGTCATTTTGCCTGTTGTGCTTGGGAAAGTTCCCGGTCTTAAGAATTTTACGGTGTCGGCATTCACCATGATTAAGGTTGGTTTTTTAATGATTGTGGTGGCAGATGCGATTTGGATGACACCTCATGGTTTTGTTCCGACCCAAGGCCTGGCCACTGAGGAATTGGAATTGCCGTCATGGGCGAGTGAGTTAGCGCTTATGCCAGCGAAAAATGCTGCAGCCTTTACACTCGTGTTCCTGACTGTGGTCAATTATCTGTTGTATAACCGGGCAATTAAGCGAGGAACAATCATCTGGGGAAAAATTGATTTCGCTTCACAGTTTGTCCTCATATTCCTCGCCTTTAGTGTGATTTGGACAATGGGCCTCATGGGCACGGTACGTTCATTGACGCGAAAGTATTACCATGTTTATAACCTCGTTCCTGATTTTACTCCTGAAGCGTTTACGCCGACCCTGGCATACTCGGCATGGTGGATAACAGGGGTGACTATTGTGTTTTACGCTGTTGTGAGTTTTGCCATTCTTGTCACGCTAAAAGCTGGAAGCTCGAAACCGGCCACATCATTGGCATCCTCGGTCCCGGCTGAAGCTAAATGA
- a CDS encoding cytochrome c produces the protein MANQSFAKSVMKKTTLGVIIGVLLVVGAKFTHFPPVFQVMFFLYAMLGALVFILLDAPAMKRLEGVKAVGALVVFYLLLSGLYIAGASILPQFDPEDEKGKIEKVLKLRRAQTEQGKADELIARAKELDERAKAISKQLSSLGADTKVEVVSTPGPAGGGAASGDLVALGKDQWELQECYNCHKLYGQGGKKRGPEMDNIGNLMTPEQLKEKIIDPKSWKAEGFDKDYDKGKMPDKYKDLMFPQEIDALVAFLASLKDESVKTPKPIKMN, from the coding sequence ATGGCTAACCAAAGTTTTGCCAAGAGTGTCATGAAAAAGACCACCTTGGGGGTCATTATTGGAGTGTTGTTGGTAGTTGGGGCCAAGTTTACCCATTTCCCACCAGTCTTTCAGGTCATGTTTTTTCTTTATGCAATGCTAGGGGCGTTGGTATTTATTCTTTTAGATGCTCCGGCAATGAAACGGTTGGAAGGAGTGAAGGCTGTTGGGGCTTTAGTGGTGTTTTACCTCCTGCTTTCTGGACTTTATATTGCCGGGGCGTCGATTCTGCCTCAGTTTGACCCTGAAGATGAAAAGGGGAAAATTGAAAAAGTCTTGAAACTTCGTCGCGCCCAAACGGAACAAGGCAAAGCGGATGAGTTGATTGCCAGGGCAAAGGAATTGGATGAACGGGCTAAAGCTATTTCCAAGCAACTGAGTTCTCTTGGAGCTGATACCAAAGTTGAGGTGGTGTCTACGCCAGGTCCGGCAGGTGGTGGAGCGGCCTCAGGCGACCTTGTGGCTCTTGGGAAAGATCAATGGGAACTTCAAGAGTGCTATAACTGCCATAAGCTGTATGGCCAGGGTGGGAAAAAGCGTGGGCCAGAGATGGATAATATCGGTAACCTCATGACCCCTGAACAGTTGAAGGAAAAAATTATAGATCCAAAAAGTTGGAAAGCAGAAGGATTCGATAAGGATTACGATAAAGGGAAAATGCCTGATAAGTATAAAGATCTGATGTTCCCCCAGGAAATTGATGCGCTTGTTGCCTTTCTTGCTTCGTTAAAAGACGAATCAGTTAAAACTCCGAAGCCAATAAAAATGAATTAA
- a CDS encoding ubiquinol-cytochrome c reductase iron-sulfur subunit → MQPKLTAKALCANKEVGKISKVIVDPLSHEISHIIVQELNGHGAQRQIPIGQVQEVVSEEEIVLRCSSEEFGQFPVLERDQYVTIKEVEIAHLEDHLHVEPGEILVPLPRLEQGVPRRTFFTNMTHAIGALIALPLVFPVLKYLMKPMFKPYDNAWFSVGNVKKVNKENIGFQFKFTRGFKEAFMPEQQIEKNIWVVKATPAVQKAVYQGNDMKFYDNKGDVIWVNKSNSPYIGYSGKCPHLGCGYKWRKTKNFPDGVFLCPCHLSIYDEAGKVIDGPAPRPLDVLPLQVDAGGEVKIIDVEYKAGVNNQIRLL, encoded by the coding sequence ATGCAACCAAAATTGACAGCAAAAGCATTGTGTGCGAACAAGGAAGTCGGGAAGATTTCTAAGGTTATTGTTGATCCACTTTCCCACGAAATTAGTCATATTATCGTTCAGGAATTGAATGGCCACGGGGCGCAACGCCAGATTCCTATCGGCCAGGTTCAAGAGGTGGTGAGTGAGGAGGAAATTGTTCTTCGTTGTTCATCCGAAGAATTCGGTCAATTTCCAGTACTGGAGCGAGATCAGTACGTCACAATTAAGGAAGTGGAAATTGCGCATTTGGAGGATCATTTACATGTTGAACCTGGAGAAATCTTGGTTCCTTTGCCCCGTTTAGAGCAAGGGGTACCAAGGCGCACGTTTTTTACCAATATGACACATGCGATTGGAGCTTTAATTGCCTTGCCATTAGTGTTTCCTGTGTTGAAGTATCTCATGAAGCCAATGTTCAAACCCTACGATAATGCCTGGTTTTCGGTTGGCAATGTCAAAAAGGTGAATAAAGAGAATATTGGATTCCAATTCAAATTTACCCGTGGGTTTAAAGAAGCATTTATGCCGGAGCAACAGATTGAAAAAAATATTTGGGTAGTCAAGGCAACTCCGGCAGTTCAAAAAGCCGTATACCAGGGGAATGATATGAAGTTTTACGATAATAAAGGGGATGTTATTTGGGTAAACAAATCCAATTCTCCCTATATCGGCTACTCCGGGAAATGCCCTCATCTTGGTTGTGGGTATAAATGGAGAAAGACGAAAAACTTTCCGGACGGGGTGTTTTTATGCCCCTGCCATTTGAGTATTTATGATGAGGCTGGAAAAGTTATCGATGGCCCGGCACCTAGGCCGCTCGACGTTCTCCCTCTGCAAGTTGATGCGGGTGGAGAAGTGAAAATAATCGATGTGGAGTATAAAGCCGGGGTAAATAACCAAATTCGGCT